One part of the Populus alba chromosome 18, ASM523922v2, whole genome shotgun sequence genome encodes these proteins:
- the LOC118054184 gene encoding potassium channel AKT1 — MDTLQRNRGVFRVSVCGQKELEQLSRDGSHYSLSTGILPSLGARSNRRVKLNRFIVSPYDRRYRIWETFLVLLVIYTAWVSPFEFGFLKQPQSPLSICDNVVNGFFAVDIVLTFFVAYLDKATYLLIDDHKKIAWKYASSWLALDIISTIPTELARKISPKPLQSYGFFNMLRLWRLRRVSAMFSRLEKDRNYNYFGVRCVKLLCVTLFAVHSAGCFYYLIAARYHDPHRTWIGAALGDNFLEQGIWRRYVTSIYWSITTLTTVGYGDLHPVNTSEMIFDIFYMLFNLGLTAYLIGNMTNLVVHATSRTRRFRDTVQSASSFAQRNKLPPRLQDQIVAHLCLKFRTDSEGLQQQDTLDLLPKAIRSSISHYLFYSLVEQVYLFRGVSNDLLFQLVSEMEAEYFPPNEDVILQNEAPTDFYILFTGAVDVLCGEQVVCEAKTGDLCGEIGVLCSRPQLFTVRTKRLSQLLRMNRTTFLTIVQANVEDGTIIMNNLLQFLKEQKDPVMEGVFLETANMLAHGRVELPLSLCIAALRGDDLLLHQLLKRGLDPNEADNNGRSALHIAASKGSENCVLLLLDYGVDPNCRDSEGNVPLWEAMVGGHESLAKLLIENGASIHHGEVGHFACIAAELNNLNLLEEIVQYGGDVTIPRDNGTTALHVAVSEDNTELVRFLLDQGADIDKPDGHGWTPRDLADQQGHEEIKLIFQARKEAKKQTLAAIPEKQEHGTRFLDTLTSEPAIRPVSQEGSFPATDGSSSQTRPRRRINHLHNSLFGTMSAAHKGEKDLLSQNSHNNHGTSPARVTISCPEKGEVAGKLALLPNSFRALLEMGSKKFRISPAKVMRKDRAEIDAIELIRDGDHIMFVADGRQQTSN; from the exons ATGGACACTCTGCAGCGCAACAGAGGTGTCTTCAGGGTTTCAGTATGTGGGCAAAAGGAGTTAGAGCAGCTGTCAAGAGACGGTAGCCATTACAGTCTCTCGACAGGGATTTTGCCTTCACTCGGTGCAAGGAGTAACCGAAGAGTTAAGCTCAATAGGTTCATTGTATCGCCTTATGACCGTCGTTACAG AATTTGGGAGACATTTCTCGTTCTTCTGGTCATCTATACAGCTTGGGTATCACCTTTCGAATTTGGCTTTCTCAAACAACCACAGAGCCCACTCTCCATCTGTGATAACGTTGTCAATGGATTCTTTGCTGTGGATATTGTTCTAACCTTCTTTGTGGCTTACCTTGACAAAGCCACCTACCTACTCATTGATGATCACAAGAAGATTGCTTGGAAGTATGCATCTTCTTGGCTGGCTTTGGATATCATATCCACAATCCCAACAGAGCTAGCACGGAAGATCTCCCCCAAACCATTACAGTCCTATGGCTTCTTCAACATGCTTCGCCTTTGGCGTCTCCGAAGAGTTAGTGCCATGTTTTCTAG ATTGGAGAAAGACAGGAACTATAACTATTTCGGGGTTCGATGTGTTAAACTTCTATGT GTCACTCTTTTTGCAGTACACTCTGCTGGATGCTTCTATTATCTTATTGCTGCACGCTACCATGATCCACATCGCACATGGATTGGAGCAGCCCTaggagacaatttcctagagcAGGGTATATGGAGAAGATACGTGACTTCCATTTACTGGTCTATTACTACTCTAACAACTGTGGGCTATGGTGATTTGCATCCTGTGAACACAAGCGAGATGATATTTGACATCTTCTACATGCTCTTCAACCTTGGATTGACAGCATATTTGATTGGAAACATGACGAACTTGGTTGTGCATGCGACTAGTCGAACTAGAAGATTT AGAGATACCGTACAATCTGCTTCAAGTTTTGCTCAGAGGAACAAGCTGCCTCCTCGCCTACAAGATCAGATTGTTGCACATTTGTGCTTGAAGTTCAGGACGGATTCAGAGGGACTGCAGCAGCAAGATACTCTTGATTTGCTTCCAAAAGCCATTCGGTCAAGCATTTCACATTATCTATTCTACTCTCTTGTGGAACAGGTCTACTTGTTTCGGGGGGTTTCAAATGACTTGCTTTTCCAGTTG GTCTCTGAGATGGAAGCAGAGTATTTTCCTCCCAATGAAGACGTGATCTTGCAGAATGAAGCACCAACAGacttttatatactttttactGGTGCTGTG GATGTACTTTGCGGCGAACAG GTTGTTTGTGAGGCAAAAACCGGTGATCTTTGCGGTGAAATTGGAGTACTTTGTTCCAGGCCACAGCTCTTCACAGTGCGAACCAAGAGATTGAGCCAACTACTACGAATGAACCGTACTACATTCTTGACTATTGTTCAGGCAAATGTTGAAGACGGGACCATAATCATGAACAATCTCCTTCAG TTTTTGAAAGAACAGAAGGACCCAGTTATGGAGGGAGTATTTCTGGAAACAGCCAATATGCTAGCTCATGGTAGAGTGGAACTACCTCTCAGTCTGTGCATTGCAGCCCTAAGGGGAGATGATTTGTTGTTGCATCAGTTGTTGAAACGGGGACTGGATCCAAACGAAGCAGACAACAATGGGAGGTCAGCACTG CATATAGCAGCGTCCAAAGGAAGTGAAAACTGTGTGCTACTTCTACTGGATTATGGAGTAGATCCTAACTGCCGAG ACTCAGAAGGAAATGTACCATTGTGGGAGGCAATGGTGGGAGGTCATGAATCACTGGCCAAACTTCTGATAGAAAATGGTGCCAGCATACATCATGGAGAAGTGGGTCATTTTGCTTGCATTGCTGCAGAGCTAAACAACTTGAACTTGCTCGAGGAAATTGTTCAATATGGAGGAGATGTGACAATTCCCAGGGACAATGGGACCACAGCACTACACGTAGCAGTTAGTGAAGACAACACCGAATTAGTCAGATTCCTCTTGGATCAAGGTGCTGATATTGACAAACCAGATGGCCATGGTTGGACTCCAAGGGATCTAGCTGACCAACAAGGGCAcgaagaaataaaattgattttccaAGCTCGTAAAGAGGCCAAAAAGCAAACCTTGGCTGCCATTCCTGAGAAGCAGGAACATGGAACTCGATTCCTTGACACTCTTACAAGTGAGCCCGCAATTCGGCCAGTGTCCCAAGAAGGTTCATTCCCAGCTACAGATGGATCATCGAGCCAAACCCGTCCGAGGCGAAGAATTAATCATCTTCACAACTCCCTCTTTGGGACGATGTCAGCTGCCCACAAGGGGGAGAAGGACTTGCTGTCCCAAAACAGTCATAATAATCATGGAACTAGTCCTGCTAGAGTGACAATTAGTTGCCCCGAAAAGGGGGAAGTTGCAGGAAAGCTTGCCCTACTTCCAAATAGCTTTCGGGCATTGCTTGAGATGGGTTCTAAGAAATTTAGGATCTCACCTGCCAAAGTAATGAGGAAGGATAGGGCTGAGATTGATGCCATTGAGTTGATTAGAGACGGTGATCATATTATGTTTGTCGCTGATGGAAGGCAACAGACTAGCAACTAA